Part of the Kitasatospora sp. NBC_00374 genome is shown below.
GATGCACAGACGCTCCACGGCAAGGCTCCCGCCGGCGTTGCCGCGGCGGCCACTCGGGCGGGGGTTCGGGTGGCCGCCGTGGCAGGGCGGCTGGAACTGTCGGAGGACCAGTGGCGGGCGGCGGGTTTCGCCGCGGCCGTCGCGCTCACCGATCTGGCCGAGCGGCCCGGCGACAGCATGACCAGGGCGGCCGAGCTCGCGGAGGTCGCGGGGGAGCGGCTGGCGGCCGATCTGCTGGCCCGCTGACCCCGTTCGGCCACTCGTAGTTTCCTACATTGACGTTTTGTTGAAGGCAGGCCTAGGCTCCGAGCACTCGGGGTGAAAGTCTGATGGTCAGACCTCAACTTCCCTCGGTGGCACGGCCTGCCCGTCATCAACGGCCCCACCAGACACACCCGGCCCGGAGGTCCAGATGCCCCTCAGCGAGACGCCCAGCACGGCGGTGATCCGCTCCCGTCGCGTCGTGCTGCCGGACGGCGAGCGTCCCGCCGACGTCCTGGTCCGGGACGGCCGGATCGAGCAGATCGCGGAGCACGGCTCCCTGCTCGCCGGCGACCAGCACCTGACCGACCTCGGCGACCTCGCGCTGCTGCCCGGCCTGGTGGACACCCACGTCCACGTCAACGAGCCCGGCCGCACCGAGTGGGAGGGCTTCGCCACCGCCACCCGGGCCGCGGCCGCCGGCGGGGTCACCACCGTCATCGACATGCCGCTCAACTCCGTCCCGCCCACCACCACGCTGGACGGCCTGGCGGCCAAGCGGAAGACCGCCGAGGGCCAGGCCTGGGTCGACCTCGGCTTCTGGGGCGGGGCGATCCCCGGCAACACCGGGGACCTGGAGCCGCTGCACGACGCCGGCGTCTTCGGCTTCAAGAGCTTCCTGGCGCCCTCCGGCGTGGACGAGTTCCCGCACGTCGAGCAGGCGGACCTGGAGGCGGCGCTGGCCGAGCAGGCCCGGATCGGCGCGCTGGCGATCATCCACGCCGAGGACCCGGCCGTCCTGGCGGCCGCGCCGCAGCAGCCCGGCGTGCACTACCGCGACTTCCTGGCCTCGCGCCCCGACGACGCCGAGTCCGCCGCCGTCGCCCGGCTGCTGGACACCGCCCGCCGGACCGGTGCCCGGGTGCACATCCTGCACGTCTCCTCCGCCGCCGTGCTGCCGCTGCTGCGGCAGGCCCGCGCGGACGGCGTCCGGGTGACCGCCGAGACCTGCCCGCACTACCTCACCCTGTCGGCCGAGGAGGTGCCGGACGGCGACACCGCCTTCAAGTGCTGCCCGCCGATCCGGGACGAGTCCAACCGCGACCTGCTCTGGGCGGCGCTGGCGGCCGGCGAGTTCGTTGCCGTGGTCTCCGACCACTCGCCGTCCACCCCGGACCTCAAGCTGCTCCGGCGCTACGGCGGCAGCGGCGACTTCGCCGCGGCCTGGGGCGGTATCGCCTCCCTCCAGCTCGGCCTGCCGGCGATCTGGACCGAGGCCCGCCGCCGCGGTCACACGCTGTCCGACGTGGTGCGCTGGATGTCGAGCGGCCCCGCCTCGCTGGTCGGCCTGACCGGCACCAAGGGCGCCATCGCCGTCGGCCACGACGCAGACCTGGTCGCCTTCGACCCCGACGGCACGTTCGCGGTGCACGCCGAGGAGCTGCACCACCGCAACCCCGTCACCCCGTACGCCGGTCGCACCCTCACCGGCACCGTCCGCACCACCTGGCTGCGCGGCCGGGTCGTGGACACCGCCGCCGAGCCGTTCGGCCGCCAGATCGCCCGCCGATAGAAGGAGACTTTCGTTGAGCACCAGTCAGACCCCGAGCGCTCCCTTCACCGAGCTGGTCGACCTGGCCTCCCGGCTGCTCGGCGCCGGCGTCGTGGCCACCAACGAGGACACCTTCGCGGACGCGGAGAACCTGCTGGTCGCCAAGCCGGCCGAGTTCCGCCCGCACACCTTCGGCCACAAGGGCCAGATCATGGACGGCTGGGAGAGCAAGCGCCGCCGCGGCGTCAGCGCCGAGCAGCCGCACCCCACCGACGAGGACCACGACTGGGCGATCGTCCGGCTCGGGGCGGCCGGAGTGATCCGCGGCGTGATCGTGGACACCGCCCACTTCACCGGCAACTACCCGGAGACCGGCTCGGTGCAGGGCGCGTCCGTCCCCGGGCAGCCCTCGCCGGAGGAGGTCCTGGCCGCCGAGTGGGTCGACCTGGTGCCGCGCACCGCGCTCCGGGGCGACACCGCCCACGAGTTCGAGGTACGGGACGGGACCCGCTACACCCACGTCCGGCTGAACATCTGGCCGGACGGCGGCGTCGCCCGCCTGCGGGTCCACGGTGAGGTGCTGCCCGACCCGCGCGAGCTGGACGGCCTCACCTTCGACCTGGCCGCCCAGGAGTTCGGCGGCGTCGCCGAGGCCGCCTCGGACCGCTACTTCTCCTCCCCGCACAACCTGAACGCTCCCGGTCGCGCCTCCGTCATGGGCGAGGGCTGGGAGACCCGGCGTCGGCGCGACAAGGCCAACGACTGGGTGCAGATCGCCCTGGCCGGGGGCGGCGAGGTCCTGGCCGCCGAGGTGGACACCACCCACTTCGTCGCCAACGCCCCCGGCTGGGCCGACCTGGTGGGCTACGACGCCTCCCGCGGCGGTGACCCCTCCACGGATGCGGCCGGCTGGTTCGAGGTCCTCCCCCGGACCCGCCTGCAGCCCGACACCCGGCACCGCTTCCGGCTCCCCGCGGGCCGGCCCGTGACCCACGTACGGATCAACGTGTACCCCGACGGCGGCCTGGCCCGCCTGCGGCTGACCGGCAGGCTCACCGAGGACGGCCGCGCCGCGCTGGCGCTGCGCTGGTTCGACGCGCTGCCGGCCGCCGAGGCCGCCGCCGCCCTCACCGGGGCCGGGCTGAACGCGGCGGAGGCCGCCGCGCTCACCGCCTCCCGCCCGCTCGCGGACGCCGCCGCGACCACCGCCGCTGTCGCTGCCCTGCAGCCGACCGACGGCCCCGACGGCGAGCAGTCCTCCCGCCGCCGCTCGGCCGTCTGGCGCCTGCTCGGCGTCTGACGCCGCTCCACCTCACCCCGCACCGCCGTAACTGAAGGACCCTCATGTCGAAGATCTTGACCACCGAGTCCGGCGCCCCGGTCGCCGACAACCAGAACTCCGCCTCGGCCGGCGAGTACGGCCCGCTGCTGATCCAGGACCAGCAGCTGCTGGAGAAGCTCGCCCGCTTCAACCGCGAGCGCATCCCGGAGCGCGTGGTGCACGCCCGCGGCTCCGGCGCCTACGGCTACTTCGAGGTCACCGACGAGGTCTCGCAGTACACCCGGGCGGACTTCCTGGCCGAGGTCGGCCGGCGCACCGAGGTCTTCCTGCGCTTCTCGACCGTGGCCGGCAACCTGGGCTCCAGCGACGCGGTGCGCGACCCGCGCGGCTTCGCGCTGAAGTTCTACACCGCCGAGGGCAACTACGACCTGGTCGGCAACAACACCCCGGTGTTCTTCATCAAGGACCCGATCAAGTTCCCCGACTTCATCCACTCCCAGAAGCGCGACCCGTTCACCGGCGTGCAGGAGGCCGACAACGTCTGGGACTTCTGGGCCCACTCGCCGGCCTCCACCCACCAGATCACCTGGCTGTTCGGCGACCGCGGCATCCCGGCCTCGTACCGTCACATGAACGGCTACGGCTCGCACACCTACCAGTGGGTCAACGCCCAGGGCGAGGCGTTCTGGGTGAAGTACCACTTCAAGACCAACCAGGGCATCCGCTCGCTGGACGGCGACCAGTCCGCCGAGGTGCTCGGCGCCGACGCCGACAGCCACCAGCGCGACCTGCACCAGGCCATCGAGCGGGGCGTGTTCCCGTCCTGGACGCTCTACGTTCAGCTGATGCCGGTCGCCGAGGCCGCGGACTACCGCTTCAACCCGTTCGACCTGACCAAGGTGTGGCCGCACGCGGACTACCCGCTGGTCAAGGTGGGCCGCCTGGTGCTGAACCGCAACCCCGACAACGTCTTCGCCGAGGTCGAGCAGTCCGCGTTCTCGCCGAACAACTTCGTGCCCGGCATCGGGCCGTCCCCGGACAAGATGCTCCAGGGCCGCCTGTTCGCCTACGCGGACGCCCAGCGCTACCGACTCGGTGTG
Proteins encoded:
- the alc gene encoding allantoicase, with amino-acid sequence MSTSQTPSAPFTELVDLASRLLGAGVVATNEDTFADAENLLVAKPAEFRPHTFGHKGQIMDGWESKRRRGVSAEQPHPTDEDHDWAIVRLGAAGVIRGVIVDTAHFTGNYPETGSVQGASVPGQPSPEEVLAAEWVDLVPRTALRGDTAHEFEVRDGTRYTHVRLNIWPDGGVARLRVHGEVLPDPRELDGLTFDLAAQEFGGVAEAASDRYFSSPHNLNAPGRASVMGEGWETRRRRDKANDWVQIALAGGGEVLAAEVDTTHFVANAPGWADLVGYDASRGGDPSTDAAGWFEVLPRTRLQPDTRHRFRLPAGRPVTHVRINVYPDGGLARLRLTGRLTEDGRAALALRWFDALPAAEAAAALTGAGLNAAEAAALTASRPLADAAATTAAVAALQPTDGPDGEQSSRRRSAVWRLLGV
- a CDS encoding catalase gives rise to the protein MSKILTTESGAPVADNQNSASAGEYGPLLIQDQQLLEKLARFNRERIPERVVHARGSGAYGYFEVTDEVSQYTRADFLAEVGRRTEVFLRFSTVAGNLGSSDAVRDPRGFALKFYTAEGNYDLVGNNTPVFFIKDPIKFPDFIHSQKRDPFTGVQEADNVWDFWAHSPASTHQITWLFGDRGIPASYRHMNGYGSHTYQWVNAQGEAFWVKYHFKTNQGIRSLDGDQSAEVLGADADSHQRDLHQAIERGVFPSWTLYVQLMPVAEAADYRFNPFDLTKVWPHADYPLVKVGRLVLNRNPDNVFAEVEQSAFSPNNFVPGIGPSPDKMLQGRLFAYADAQRYRLGVNHTLLPVNAPKATEANNYGRDGYSALNTAGRGKNYEPNSFDGPAQTDSALAAPLRLDGHTGTYTTPAHTKDDDFFQAGELYRLMSAGEKTRLIDNIAGFLAQVSREDVIERNLAHFHAADEEYGARLEAAVTKLRAGDEA
- the allB gene encoding allantoinase AllB — encoded protein: MPLSETPSTAVIRSRRVVLPDGERPADVLVRDGRIEQIAEHGSLLAGDQHLTDLGDLALLPGLVDTHVHVNEPGRTEWEGFATATRAAAAGGVTTVIDMPLNSVPPTTTLDGLAAKRKTAEGQAWVDLGFWGGAIPGNTGDLEPLHDAGVFGFKSFLAPSGVDEFPHVEQADLEAALAEQARIGALAIIHAEDPAVLAAAPQQPGVHYRDFLASRPDDAESAAVARLLDTARRTGARVHILHVSSAAVLPLLRQARADGVRVTAETCPHYLTLSAEEVPDGDTAFKCCPPIRDESNRDLLWAALAAGEFVAVVSDHSPSTPDLKLLRRYGGSGDFAAAWGGIASLQLGLPAIWTEARRRGHTLSDVVRWMSSGPASLVGLTGTKGAIAVGHDADLVAFDPDGTFAVHAEELHHRNPVTPYAGRTLTGTVRTTWLRGRVVDTAAEPFGRQIARR